One window of Toxotes jaculatrix isolate fToxJac2 chromosome 19, fToxJac2.pri, whole genome shotgun sequence genomic DNA carries:
- the pex7 gene encoding peroxisomal biogenesis factor 7, which produces MVVMMKVFRSLTRHGYAVEVSPFISNRVACAASQYYGLAGCGTLLVLDETETGLCLVRSWEWSDGLFDVTWSETNEHVLVAGGGDGSLQLWDVANHNAPLRVAKEHTQEVYTVDWSQTRGENFIVSGSWDHTAKVWDPALSRSLTTLRGHEGVIYSTIWSPHIPGCFASASGDGTLRVWDLKAAACRLAIPAHRAEILSCDWCKYDQNVVATGSVDCSVCVWDLRNVRQPVSQLQGHTYAIRRVKFSPFSKTVLASCSYDFTVRFWDYSRNQPLLDSMEHHSEFVCGLDFNLHIPNQVVDCSWDETVKIYTPACLSAAAP; this is translated from the exons atggtggtgatgatgaaggtgTTTCGCAGTCTGACCCGTCATGGCTACGCTGTGGAAGTGTCTCCGTTCATCTCTAACAGAGTGGCCTGCGCTGCCTCCCAGTACTATGGACTAGCTG GATGTGGAACGCTCCTGGTCCTGGATGAGACGGAGACGGGGCTTTGTTTGGTGAGAAG ctgggaGTGGAGTGACGGTCTGTTCGACGTGACGTGGAGTGAAACGAATGAACATGTCTTAGTTGCCGGGGGTGGAGACGGCAGCCTGCAACTGTGGGACGTAGCCAATCACAACGCTCCACTGAGGGTGgctaaagaacacacacaagag gtgtacactgtagactggagtcAGACCAGAGGGGAGAACTTCATCGTCTCTGGATCGTGGGATCACACAGCTAAAGTG tggGACCCTGCTCTCAGCCGCTCGCTGACTACACTCAGAGGTCACGAAGGGGTCATCTACAGTACCATTTGGTCTCCTCACATCCCAGGATGCTTTGCTTCAGCCTCAG GTGACGGGACGCTCAGAGTGTGGGATCTGAAGGCTGCTGCGTGTCGATTGGCCATCCCGGCACACAGGGCTGAGATCCTCAGCTGTGATTGGTGCAAATATGACCAG aATGTTGTGGCCACAGGCTCAGTAGactgcagcgtgtgtgtgtgggacctGAGGAACGTACGACAGCCTGTCAGTCAACTGCAAGGCCACACCTACGCCATCCGCAGAGTCAAG TTTTCTCCGTTCAGTAAGACGGTGTTGGCGTCCTGTTCGTACGACTTCACTGTCAG gttcTGGGATTACAGCAGGAACCAGCCTCTTCTGGACTCTATGGAACATCACTCAGAGTTCGTCTGTGGATTAGACTTCAACCTGCACATCCCTAACCAG
- the LOC121199261 gene encoding uncharacterized protein LOC121199261, producing the protein MEYKLIMAVSGFPSLYDTNSLTYRDLNMRSDAWRQVAEIVGVPESECRRKWKTLRDQHRRERQREKERRESGIGLLNYRPWRYSSILSFLNPFIDARAAGTNGWALDPQPSHLHAAEMGCSTTTETRSDDDENYAIAVADATTTSSSSSSFSEFVQRKRPSPLNGDIIGLKEAKMEVTSDAAAEDSGLQTQHAQHANMKELFEMMMQSVTTLAASLVSSQSSSQTSELMAPAVLQPDLQSLQHRQAHCSPPPSRTTSRLSHLKTEEQETVVREILDQTDNEDECSMSPTLIQAKRKSSDSLLEEYLRRMESREAQRNLDVDQRDDVTFFLLSLAPAMRRLSAEKQSMVRTKIQQLLHEAEFGATTFQ; encoded by the exons ATGGAGTACAAGCTGATCATGGCTGTCTCCGGCTTCCCGAGTCTCTACGACACGAACTCCCTGACCTACCGGGACCTGAACATGAGGAGCGACGCGTGGAGGCAGGTCGCGGAGATCGTCGGTGTCCCCG agtctGAGTGCAGAAGGAAGTGGAAGACGCTGAGAGACCAACACAGGAGGGAAAGGCAGCGAGAGAAGGAGAGACGCGAGAGTGGCATCGGGCTCCTGAACTACCGGCCCTGGAGATATTCGTccattctgtcatttttaaacCCGTTTATTGACGCCAGGGCTGCAGGCACCAACGGCTGGGCCCTGGACCCGCAGCCCTCTCACCTGCATGCGGCTGAAATGGGCTGCAGCACGACCACAGAGACCCGGAGCGACGATGACGAGAATTACG ccatcGCTGTAGCAGATGCAACAACAACGTCTTCATCGTCGTCGTCCTTCTCAGAGTTCGTCCAGAGGAAACGGCCGTCTCCTCTGAACGGAGACATCATCGGACTTAAAGAAGCAAAGATGGAGGTGACGTCAGACGCTGCCGCTGAGGACAGCGGTctacaaacacaacatgccCAACACGCTAACATGAAGGAGCTGTTTGAGATGATGATGCAGTCGGTTACGACTTTGGCTGCGTCCTTAGTTTCTTCACAATCCTCCTCACAGACCTCGGAGCTGATGGCTCCTGCAGTCCTTCAGCCCGATCTGCAGTCTCTCCAGCACCGCCAGGCTCACTGCAGCCCGCCGCCGTCCAGGACCACATCGAGGCTCAGCCACCTGAAAACAGAGGAGCAGGAAACTGTGGTAAGAGAGATTTTAGACCAAACAGACAACGAGGACGAGTGCAGCATGTCTCCCACTCTGATTCAAGCCAAGAGGAAGAGCAGCGACAGTCTGCTGGAGGAGTAcctgaggaggatggagagcaGGGAGGCTCAGAGGAACCTGGATGTGGATCAGAGGGACGATGTTACTTTCTTTCTGCTAAGCTTGGCTCCTGCCATGAGAAGACTTTCTGCAGAGAAGCAGTCGATGGTCAGAACCAAGATACAGCAGCTTCTTCACGAGGCGGAGTTTGGTGCCACGACTTTTCAGTGA